From a region of the Halomonas sp. HL-93 genome:
- the ygfZ gene encoding CAF17-like 4Fe-4S cluster assembly/insertion protein YgfZ, with translation MVIVPSFDTLNSGVWLNHLAALDVKGVDAEKFLQGQTSTQVSLADGRFAPLTCFCTPKGRMLANAQLMKIGDAHYRLLLSASLLETLASHLKKFAAFYKAELTPLPELSLIGAGENARSIAQALGLTLPTAPGTHFTNEHASVLCYPGDTPRWLFCLEDNADISALDDDAGRAAWQLADIRSGLAWLTDAQQDHFLPQMLNWEALGGISFKKGCYTGQEVVARAHFRGQVKKRLVRAELTNATAPATGETIVNETDKGVGEVVTSAFSETGNIELLTVMNTKVMDEAMPVYLGEARLTLLDLPYPIERLDPEQLAMGLAN, from the coding sequence ATTGTGATCGTTCCCTCATTCGACACTCTCAACAGCGGTGTATGGCTTAACCACCTAGCCGCGTTAGACGTGAAAGGTGTCGACGCTGAGAAATTTCTACAGGGACAAACCAGCACTCAGGTTAGCCTCGCAGACGGCCGATTTGCTCCCCTCACCTGCTTCTGCACCCCGAAAGGGCGCATGCTGGCAAATGCTCAGCTGATGAAAATCGGTGACGCTCACTATCGCCTTTTGCTCAGCGCGTCGCTGCTGGAAACTCTGGCCAGTCACTTAAAAAAATTTGCTGCCTTCTATAAAGCTGAGTTAACCCCACTTCCTGAGCTCTCGCTGATTGGAGCAGGTGAAAATGCTCGCTCGATCGCGCAAGCGCTAGGTTTAACCCTGCCCACCGCGCCTGGGACTCACTTCACCAATGAGCACGCCAGCGTACTTTGTTACCCGGGCGACACGCCGCGCTGGCTATTCTGCCTGGAAGACAACGCCGACATCTCAGCGCTGGATGATGATGCAGGCCGGGCGGCCTGGCAGTTGGCTGACATACGAAGCGGCCTCGCGTGGCTGACCGATGCACAGCAAGACCACTTTTTGCCGCAGATGCTTAACTGGGAAGCACTGGGAGGTATCAGCTTTAAAAAAGGCTGTTACACCGGTCAGGAAGTCGTTGCCCGCGCCCACTTCCGTGGCCAGGTAAAAAAACGCCTGGTGCGCGCCGAGCTGACAAACGCGACTGCGCCAGCAACCGGGGAGACTATCGTCAACGAAACCGACAAGGGCGTTGGCGAAGTCGTCACCAGCGCTTTTAGCGAAACAGGCAATATTGAGCTTCTGACCGTCATGAACACCAAGGTAATGGACGAGGCAATGCCCGTTTATCTTGGGGAAGCACGCTTGACACTACTCGACCTTCCCTACCCTATTGAGCGGCTCGACCCTGAGCAGCTCGCCATGGGCCTGGCTAATTAA